In a single window of the Chaetodon trifascialis isolate fChaTrf1 chromosome 19, fChaTrf1.hap1, whole genome shotgun sequence genome:
- the LOC139347811 gene encoding solute carrier family 23 member 1-like: MALEKESGGLDNLAFDKNEGVNDRPRGKQEKTCGSGGAAEEDRNKPTYCVTDIPPWYLCIFLAIQHYLTAFGGIISIPLILSEGLCLQHDSLIQGRLINTIFFVSGLCTVLQVIFGVRLPILQGGTFALLTPAMAMLSMPEWECPAWTQNASLVNTSSPLFKEVWQTRMRTLQGSIMVASLLQILVGFSGLIGFLMRFIGPLTIAPTVSLIGLSLYDSAGTKAGSHWGISAMTTVLIILFSQYLRRIPIPVPAYSKTKKLHTSKFYIFQIMPILLGIAVSWLVCYLLTIYDVLPSNPSQYGHQARTDVKGNVVNEASWFTFPYPGQWGMPAVSLAGVFGIMAGIICSMAESVGDYHACAKLSGAPPPPKHAISRGIGVEGLGCLLAGAFGTGNGTTSFSENVAALGITKVGSRTVILLSGIFMILMGMLGKIGAIFSTIPTPVIGGMLLIMFGVITAAGISNLQSTDMNSSRNIFVFGFSMFSALAIPNWTLKNPDFFKTGVQEVDQVVHILLTTHMFVGGFLGFFLDNTIPGTKRERGLLTWNKVPLEDSSNSLGAEEVYDLPFGITSCLSSQSWVRYVPFCPRKGHRTQNSELEDKTMPQSHESEQLPSSTEINEIRL, from the exons ATGGCTTTAGAGAAAGAAAGCGGTGGACTCGACAATCTTGCATTTGAT AAGAATGAAGGAGTCAATGATCGGCCcagaggaaagcaggaaaagacATGTGGGAGCGGcggtgcagcagaggaggacagaaataaACCAACCTATTGTGTGACTGACATTCCCCCCTGGTACCTTTGTATTTTTCTGGCCATTCAG CATTACCTGACAGCGTTTGGTGGGATcatctccatccctctcatTCTCTCGGAGGGGCTGTGTCTGCAGCACGACAGCCTGATCCAGGGTCGCCTCATTAACACCATTTTCTTCGTCTCTGGCCTGTGCACCGTGCTGCAGGTCATCTTCGGTGTCAG GCTTCCCATCCTACAGGGGGGTACATTTGCTTTGCTGACCCCTGCCATGGCCATGTTGTCCATGCCAGAGTGGGAGTGCCCAGCTTGGACCCAGAACGCCAGTCTGGTCAacacctcctcacctctcttcaAGGAAGTGTGGCAGACCCGCATGAGAACA cTGCAGGGCTCTATCATGGTGGCCTCCCTCCTCCAGATCCTGGTCGGTTTCTCCGGCCTCATCGGCTTCCTCATGCGCTTCATTGGCCCTTTAACCATTGCCCCCACAGTCTCTCTCATAGGCCTGTCGCTGTACGATTCAGCTGGAACCAAGGCTGGCAGCCACTGGGGCATCTCTGCTAT GACCACAGTACTGATCATCCTGTTCTCCCAGTACCTCCGCCGCATACCAATTCCTGTTCCTGCATATAGCAAAACCAAGAAACTGCACACCTCCAAGTTCTACATCTTCCAGATAATGCCT ATTCTGCTGGGAATTGCGGTCTCATGGTTAGTCTGCTACCTCCTCACCATCTATGATGTCCTACCATCTAATCCAAGCCAATATGGGCACCAGGCCCGTACTGATGTGAAGGGAAATGTGGTGAACGAGGCGTCCTGGTTCACATTTCCTTATCCTG GTCAGTGGGGCATGCCAGCTGTAAGCCTGGCGGGTGTATTTGGCATTATGGCCGGAATTATATGCTCCATGGCAGAGTCTGTGGGCGACTACCATGCATGTGCCAAGCTGTCGGGGGCCCCTCCTCCCCCGAAGCACGCCATCAGCCGGGGCATTGGTGTTGAAGGGCTCGGCTGTTTGTTGGCAGGGGCCTTTGGCACAGGCAATGGCACGACCTCATTTAGTGAGAATGTGGCTGCCCTGGGTATCACCAAG GTGGGCAGCCGAACGGTGATTCTTCTGAGTGGAATTTTCATGATTTTGATGGGGATGTTGGGTAAAATTGGAGCAATCTTCTCAACGATCCCCACTCCTGTGATTGGAGGGATGTTACTTATCATGTTTGGCGTCATAACTGCAGCAGGCATTTCTAATTTGCAG TCCACAGACATGAATTCCTCCAGGAATatatttgtttttggtttttccatgttttctgcCCTCGCCATTCCAAACTGGACACTGAAGAATCCTGATTTCTTCAAAACAG GTGTCCAAGAGGTAGACCAAGTTGTACACATATTGTTGACTACTCATATGTTTGTTGGAGGGTTTCTTGGCTTCTTCCTCGACAACACAATTCCAG GGACCAAACGTGAGCGTGGCCTCTTAACCTGGAACAAAGTACCTCTTGAGGACTCTAGTAACAGCTTGGGAGCTGAAGAAGTGTATGACCTCCCTTTTGGCATCACCTCTTGCCTTTCGTCCCAATCTTGGGTTCGCTATGTCCCCTTTTGCCCACGGAAGGGCCACAGAACTCAGAACTCAGAACttgaagacaaaacaatgcCACAGAGCCACGAGAGTGAGCAACTGCCTAGCAGCACAGAGATCAACGAAATTCGTCTATAA
- the chgb gene encoding secretogranin-1 codes for MRLLFAVVAVAALLTGNRALPVGKEGQREDTVTRCLVEVLSKALSTPDSQLDQECKDILQAGVKHVPLDKKNAEGIVTNGEVVKGHPEVPETKGADLKDIEALLKTVEEKTEIPEDERSQESWSLGNEKRHENDEEEEREKRSSWKPGRFHQRKHKRGEEEEDNERSQESWGLEEKRSEEEEEGEDREKRSWRPGRYHQRKHKRDEEPLGDEREEPEEERSQEYWDVDKRHGNDDEEERYKRIWKPKHRYHHKRKLHKRGEEEDEGDDRSQEYWGLDDERDKREWRAGRYHQRRHKRDEELSEEAREEPDEERSQESWDFDTGRDKREWRAGRYHQRRHKRDEELSEEAREEPDEERSQESWDFDTGREKRDWRAGRYHQRRHKRDEELSEEAREEPDEERSQESWDFDTGRDKREWRAGRYHQRRHKRDEELSEEAREEPDEERSQESWDFDTGRDKRDWRAGRYHQRRHKRDEELSEEEREEPDEERSQESWGLDKRNGKEEEEIEKRIWKPKHRYHHKKKFHKRGGSSSEEDEEQRDDSEEYKEAAKDRYLAEKRNPWIFRGYYHPAWYKRDSDEHAATSNKMDELAKLLSYKINQLANHSNQEEAKKSMYQRALTAQEEKELESLAAMDMELQKIAAKLHDNSA; via the exons ATGAGGCTTCTTTTTGCTGTCGTTGCGGTTGCGGCTTTGTTGACAG GAAATCGGGCACTTCCAGTGGGAAAAGAAGGGCAGAGAGAAGATACG GTGACACGATGCTTGGTTGAAGTCCTGTCCAAAGCTCTCTCCACACCGGACTCCCAGCTGGATCAGGAATGCAAAGACATCCTCCAAGCAG GGGTTAAACATGTCCCACTGGATAAGAAGAATGCAGAGGGGATAGTAACTAATGGAGaggtggtcaaaggtcatccTGAGGTGCCTGAGACAAAGGGAGCAGACCTGAAGGACATTGAGGCTCTCCTGAAAACcgtggaggaaaaaacagaaatcccAGAAGACGAGCGCAGCCAAGAATCCTGGAGTCTGGGTAATGAGAAGAGACACGAGAACGATGAAGAGGAAGAAcgagagaagaggagcagctggaaGCCTGGAAGATTCCACCAAAGGAAACACAAgcgaggagaagaagaagaggacaacGAGCGCAGTCAGGAGAGTTGGGGGTTAGAGGAAAAGAGatcggaagaagaagaagaaggcgaagacagagagaagaggagctggaggcctGGGAGATACcaccaaagaaaacacaaacgaGATGAGGAACCTTTAGGAGACGAGAGggaggagccagaggaggaaCGTAGCCAGGAATACTGGGATGTGGACAAAAGGCATGGGAATGACGATGAGGAGGAGCGATACAAGCGCATATGGAAGCCCAAACATCGCTACCACCACAAGAGAAAGCTCCACAAGcgtggtgaggaggaggatgaaggcgACGATCGCAGCCAGGAATATTGGGGTCTTGACGATGAGAGGGACAAGAGGGAATGGAGGGCTGGAAGGTACCACCAAAGGAGACACAAGCGTGATGAAGAGCTGTCAGAGGAAGCCAGGGAAGAACCTGATGAAGAACGCAGCCAGGAATCATGGGACTTTGATACTggaagagacaaaagagagtGGAGGGCCGGCAGGTACCACCAGAGGAGACACAAGCGTGATGAAGAGTTGTCAGAGGAAGCCAGGGAAGAGCCCGATGAAGAACGCAGCCAGGAATCATGGGACTTTGATactggaagagaaaagagagactgGAGGGCCGGCAGGTACCACCAGAGGAGACACAAGCGTGATGAAGAGTTGTCAGAGGAAGCAAGGGAAGAGCCTGATGAAGAACGCAGCCAGGAATCATGGGACTTTGACACTggaagagacaagagagagtGGAGAGCTGGCAGATACCACCAGAGGAGACACAAGCGTGATGAAGAGCTCTCAGAGGAAGCCAGAGAAGAGCCCGATGAAGAACGCAGCCAGGAATCATGGGACTTTGACACTGGAAGAGACAAGAGAGACTGGAGGGCTGGAAGGTACCACCAGAGGAGACACAAGCGTGATGAAGAGctctcagaggaggaaagagaagagccAGACGAGGAACGCAGCCAGGAGTCCTGGGGCTTGGACAAAAGAAacggaaaagaggaggaggaaatagaGAAGCGCATATGGAAACCAAAACATCGATACCACCATAAAAAGAAATTTCACAAGCGTGGCGGAAGCTCAtcagaagaagacgaagaacaGAGGGATGATTCAGAGGAATACAAGGAGGCGGCAAAGGACAG GTATCTGGCAGAGAAGCGCAATCCCTGGATTTTCAGAGGCTACTACCATCCTGCGTGGTATAAAAGGGATTCAGATGAGCACGCTGCAACCTCGAATAAG ATGGACGAACTGGCCAAGTTGCTGAGCTATAAGATAAACCAGCTGGCCAACCACTCTAATCAGGAGGAGGCAAAGAAGAGCATGTACCAGAGAGCACTTACTGCGCAGGAG GAAAAGGAGCTGGAGAGCCTTGCAGCGATGGACATGGAGCTGCAGAAAATTGCTGCCAAGTTGCATGACAACAGCGCATAA
- the trmt6 gene encoding tRNA (adenine(58)-N(1))-methyltransferase non-catalytic subunit TRM6 isoform X1, which translates to MADNRDDDSQCRIKEGDYVVLKRGDIFKAVQIQPKKKVIFEKQWFFLDKAVGHLHSTTFEIVSGGLQPQKLKSAESTADAKEAGTDNRNIIDDGKSQKLTRDDIETLKEQGLKGQEIIQQLIDNSSTFKDKTEYAQDKYIKKKKKKYENTVTILKPSCRILAMMYHGREPGKICHLRYDTLAQMLTLANIHAGSKVLVFETCAGLVLGAVMERMGGYGSVIQMYPGGEPVRAGVESFGFPAHFHDMLHEFPICHVNALLAGTLDTTAKDPSADSQQSIMAAEEKQNPPEAEQQAGPEEQSMEASSGADGSHDQEKENKEKRREAKAQERKIKLEEKRKKLAATAALLEGRNADGLVIASRFHPCPVLMGLLKFLSPSRPFVVYSQYKEPLIECYNKLKELGGTVSLRLTDTWLRHYQVLPNRTHPLLLMSGGGGYLLSGTTVATDCPRAAGSQRAEEPAPKRLKLTGAEG; encoded by the exons ATGGCGGACAACAGAGACGATGATTCTCAGTGCAGAATTAAAGAAGGGGACTACGTTGTGTTGAAACGAGGAGATATCTTCAAAGCTGTGCAGATTCAACCCAAAAA GAAGGTGATTTTCGAGAAGCAGTGGTTCTTCCTGGATAAGGCGGTGGGACACTTGCACAGCACCACGTTCGAGATTGTGTCTGGAGGTTTGCAGCCACAGAAGCTCAAGAGTGCAGAGAGCACCGCCG ACGCGAAGGAGGCGGGCACAGACAACAGAAACATTATAGATGATGGAAAATCACAGAAGCTGACCAGGGATGACATCGAGACGCTCAAAGAGCAAGGTCTGAAGGGTCAG gaaatcattcagCAGCTTATAGATAACAGCTCAACATTCAAAGATAAGACTGAATATGCGCAGGATAAGTACatcaagaagaaaaagaagaa GTATGAAAACACCGTGACGATTCTAAAACCGTCCTGTCGCATCCTCGCTATGATGTACCACGGTCGGGAACCGGGGAAGATCTG CCACCTGCGGTATGACACACTGGCCCAGATGCTGACTCTGGCGAACATCCACGCCGGCAGTAAAGTTTTGGTGTTCGAGACTTGCGCCGGCCTCGTGCTCGGAGCCGTCATGGAAAGAATGGGGG GCTATGGCTCAGTGATCCAAATGTACCCAGGAGGTGAGCCTGTTCGGGCGGGTGTGGAGAGCTTTGGCTTCCCTGCACATTTTCACGATATGCTGCATGAGTTTCCCATCTGCCATGTCAATGCTCTGCTGGCAGGCACTCTGGACACCACTGCCAAAGATCCCAGTGCTG ATTCACAGCAGTCCATCatggctgcagaggagaagcaaAACCCGCCTGAGGCAGAACAGCAGGCCGGTCCAGAGGAGCAGAGCATGGAGGCGAGCAGTGGCGCCGATGGGAGCCATGACcaggagaaggaaaacaaggagaaaCGCAGAGAAGCCAAA gctCAGGAAAGAAAGATAAAGCTGGAGGAGAAACGGAAGAAGCTGGCAGCCACTGCCGCCCTGCTGGAGGGCAGGAATGCCGACGG GTTGGTTATAGCCAGTCGCTTTCACCCGTGTCCAGTCCTCATGGGCCTGCTCAAattcctctccccctccaggCCTTTTGTAGTCTACTCCCAATACAAAGAG CCTCTCATTGAGTGCTACAATAAACTCAAGGAACTCGGCGGCACGGTCAGCCTCAGACTCACAGACACCTGGCTCAGACATTACCAG GTGTTGCCTAACAGGACACATCCCCTGCTGCTGATGAGCGGTGGCGGGGGCTACCTCCTCTCAGGAACGACGGTCGCCACGGACTGCCCCAGAGCCGCAGGCTCCCAGCGAGCCGAGGAACCAGCACCAAAGAGACTGAAGCTGACAGGCGCTGAAGGATAA
- the trmt6 gene encoding tRNA (adenine(58)-N(1))-methyltransferase non-catalytic subunit TRM6 isoform X2: MADNRDDDSQCRIKEGDYVVLKRGDIFKAVQIQPKKKVIFEKQWFFLDKAVGHLHSTTFEIVSGGLQPQKLKSAESTADAKEAGTDNRNIIDDGKSQKLTRDDIETLKEQGLKGQEIIQQLIDNSSTFKDKTEYAQDKYIKKKKKKYENTVTILKPSCRILAMMYHGREPGKICHLRYDTLAQMLTLANIHAGSKVLVFETCAGLVLGAVMERMGGYGSVIQMYPGGEPVRAGVESFGFPAHFHDMLHEFPICHVNALLAGTLDTTAKDPSADSQQSIMAAEEKQNPPEAEQQAGPEEQSMEASSGADGSHDQEKENKEKRREAKAQERKIKLEEKRKKLAATAALLEGRNADGLVIASRFHPCPVLMGLLKFLSPSRPFVVYSQYKEPLIECYNKLKELGGTVSLRLTDTWLRHYQVRFESASCGCFELVKL, from the exons ATGGCGGACAACAGAGACGATGATTCTCAGTGCAGAATTAAAGAAGGGGACTACGTTGTGTTGAAACGAGGAGATATCTTCAAAGCTGTGCAGATTCAACCCAAAAA GAAGGTGATTTTCGAGAAGCAGTGGTTCTTCCTGGATAAGGCGGTGGGACACTTGCACAGCACCACGTTCGAGATTGTGTCTGGAGGTTTGCAGCCACAGAAGCTCAAGAGTGCAGAGAGCACCGCCG ACGCGAAGGAGGCGGGCACAGACAACAGAAACATTATAGATGATGGAAAATCACAGAAGCTGACCAGGGATGACATCGAGACGCTCAAAGAGCAAGGTCTGAAGGGTCAG gaaatcattcagCAGCTTATAGATAACAGCTCAACATTCAAAGATAAGACTGAATATGCGCAGGATAAGTACatcaagaagaaaaagaagaa GTATGAAAACACCGTGACGATTCTAAAACCGTCCTGTCGCATCCTCGCTATGATGTACCACGGTCGGGAACCGGGGAAGATCTG CCACCTGCGGTATGACACACTGGCCCAGATGCTGACTCTGGCGAACATCCACGCCGGCAGTAAAGTTTTGGTGTTCGAGACTTGCGCCGGCCTCGTGCTCGGAGCCGTCATGGAAAGAATGGGGG GCTATGGCTCAGTGATCCAAATGTACCCAGGAGGTGAGCCTGTTCGGGCGGGTGTGGAGAGCTTTGGCTTCCCTGCACATTTTCACGATATGCTGCATGAGTTTCCCATCTGCCATGTCAATGCTCTGCTGGCAGGCACTCTGGACACCACTGCCAAAGATCCCAGTGCTG ATTCACAGCAGTCCATCatggctgcagaggagaagcaaAACCCGCCTGAGGCAGAACAGCAGGCCGGTCCAGAGGAGCAGAGCATGGAGGCGAGCAGTGGCGCCGATGGGAGCCATGACcaggagaaggaaaacaaggagaaaCGCAGAGAAGCCAAA gctCAGGAAAGAAAGATAAAGCTGGAGGAGAAACGGAAGAAGCTGGCAGCCACTGCCGCCCTGCTGGAGGGCAGGAATGCCGACGG GTTGGTTATAGCCAGTCGCTTTCACCCGTGTCCAGTCCTCATGGGCCTGCTCAAattcctctccccctccaggCCTTTTGTAGTCTACTCCCAATACAAAGAG CCTCTCATTGAGTGCTACAATAAACTCAAGGAACTCGGCGGCACGGTCAGCCTCAGACTCACAGACACCTGGCTCAGACATTACCAGGTAAGGTTTGAATCCGCATCATGTGGATGCTTTGAGTT agtaaagctctaa
- the fermt1 gene encoding fermitin family homolog 1, which yields MITAAEYGETSWELSVQVDQKDGDESMKFKLRVKGDLHIGGLMLKLVEKIKAPQDWSDHALWWEQRKCWLLKTHWTLDKCGIQADADLRYTPQHKPLLLQLPNMKTIKMTVSFSSVVFKAVAEICRVLNIRRSEELSLLKPPDDPSKKKKKKDKNSAQDEIWDIDLLSGGPGGSGPMYSKTMTATYDPENGMPVSATSLWFGENPLASSQPNLPPAELAKMYQPLSLVDKAINNAGWLDSSRSLMEQDIQDEEKLLLRFKYNVFFDLNPKYDAVRITQLYEQARWSILLEEIDCTEEEMLMFASLQYHICKLTMSSEPLDHSNEPEIDEVEAALSNLEVTLEGGHTDRILEDITDIPELADSLRLFRPKRLTLRPYKEYWFVFKDTTISYYKNKEASIGEPIEQFHLRGCEVVPDVNVTDKKFGIKLLLPVADGMNEVYIRCDNETQYAKWKAACILASKGKTMAYSSYKSEVRNIQSFLQMKSLAPPPGQAAPDLDAMEMNAECFVSPRYAKKHKTKQLTARILEAHQNIARLSLMEAKMRFIQAWQSLPEFGINYYIVRFKGSKKDEILGISYNRLIRIDMSSGLPVTTWRFANMKQWNVNWEIRQVTIEFDQNVSIAFCCLSCDCKVVHEFIGGYIFLSTRSKDQNETLDEDLFHKLTGGQE from the exons ATGATCACAGCCGCAGAGTATGGAGAAACGTCGTGGGAGCTATCCGTGCAGGTGGATCAAAAAGACGGAGATGAGTCCATGAAATTTAAACTGAGGGTGAAGGGGGACTTACACATTGGAGGCCTCATGCTGAAACTGGTGGAGAAGATCA aggCTCCTCAGGACTGGTCAGACCATGCCCTGTGGTGGGAACAGAGGAAATGCTGGCTGCTCAAGACCCACTGGACCTTGGACAAGTGTGGAATTCAG GCTGATGCTGACCTGCGCTATACACCACAGCACAAACCCCTGTTGCTGCAACTTCCCAATATGAAAACCATCAAAATGACCGTCAGCTTCTCCAGCGTGGTCTTCAAGGCGGTGGCAGAGATCTGTCGAGTACTCA ACATCAGAAGATCAGAGGAACTGTCCCTGCTGAAGCCTCCAGATGATCcctccaagaagaagaagaagaaagataaGAACTCGGCACAGGATGAAATCTGGGACATCGATCTACTTAGCGGGGGACCAGGAGGCTCAG GCCCAATGTACAGTAAGACCATGACAGCCACCTACGACCCAGAGAACGGGATGCCGGTGTCTGCCACGAGCCTTTGGTTTGGAGAAAACCCTCTAGCAAGCTCCCAGCCAAACCTGCCGCCTGCTGAGCTGGCCAAGATGTACCAGCCACTCTCACTCGTGGATAAAGCAATAAACAATGCAGG gtggtTGGACTCGTCTCGTTCTCTTATGGAGCAAGACATCCAAGATGAAGAGAAGCTGCTGTTGCGCTTCAAGTACAATGTCTTCTTTGACCTCAATCCTAAA TACGATGCTGTCAGAATAACCCAGCTGTATGAACAAGCCCGCTGGTCCATCCTGCTGGAGGAGATAGACTGCACTGAGGAGGagatgctgatgtttgcttcATTACAG tatCACATTTGTAAACTGACCATGTCAAGTGAACCACTGGACCACTCCAACGAGCCAGAAATAGACGAAGTGGAGGCTGCCCTGTCCAACTTGGAGGTGACGCTTGAAGgcggacacacagacagaattcTG GAAGACATTACAGACATTCCAGAGCTGGCAGATTCCCTCCGACTGTTTAG GCCCAAAAGACTAACGCTGCGGCCGTACAAAGAGTACTGGTTCGTATTCAAGGACACCACCATATCCTACTACAAGAACAAGGAGGCCTCGATTGGAGAACCAATAGAGCAGTTTCACCTCCGAG gctGTGAGGTGGTCCCTGATGTCAACGTGACAGACAAGAAGTTCGGCATCAAGCTCCTGCTCCCGGTTGCTGACGGGATGAATGAGGTGTACATCCGATGTGACAAT gaaacGCAGTACGCCAAGTGGAAAGCTGCATGTATCCTGGCCTCCAAGGGCAAGACAATGGCCTACAGCTCCTACAAGTCAGAAGTGAGGAACATCCAGTCCTTTCTGCAGATGAAGAGCCTGGCGCCCCCTCCTGGCCAAGCAGCTCCCGACCTTGACGCAATGGAGATGAACGCTGAATGCTTTGTTTCCCCACGCTACGCCAAGAAGCACAAGACCAAACAG CTAACAGCACGTATCCTGGAGGCCCATCAGAACATAGCACGGCTGTCCCTGATGGAGGCCAAGATGCGCTTTATCCAGGCCTGGCAGTCGCTTCCAGAGTTCGGTATCAACTACTACATTGTCAG aTTCAAAGGCAGTAAGAAGGATGAGATTCTGGGGATCTCATACAACCGTCTGATTCGTATTGACATGTCCTCTGGCCTGCCTGTCACTACATGGAGATTCGCCAACATGAAGCAGTGGAACGTTAACTGGGAGATAAGACAG GTGACCATAGAGTTTGACCAGAACGTGTCAATAGCCTTCTGCTGTTTGAGCTGTGACTGCAAGGTGGTCCACGAGTTCATCGGCGGTTACATCTTCCTCTCCACAAGATCAAAAGACCAGAATGAGACACTAGACGAAGACCTTTTCCATAAACTTACTGGAGGACAAGAATGA